A single window of Rhodamnia argentea isolate NSW1041297 chromosome 5, ASM2092103v1, whole genome shotgun sequence DNA harbors:
- the LOC115740012 gene encoding DEAD-box ATP-dependent RNA helicase 21 → MKRSIDDAASGTVAAPNVAVKPVFLTKAEREKLALQRRQDEVAAQRRRQEQFLLSQDGGVPSDQKPSDLDRRDRDRDRDRPRERERERDRERDRERERERERERDRRERDRESERRNREREREEEAKTRERARLEKLAEREREKELDAIKEQYLGSKKPKKRVIKPSEKFRFSFDWENTEDTSRDMNSLYQNPHEAQLLFGRGFRAGMDRREQKKLAAKNEKELREEIRRKEGVDEKPEEALAQKQREEAAEVYDTFDMRVDRHWTEKKLEEMTERDWRIFREDFNISYKGSKIPRPMRSWVESKLSPELLKAVERAGYKTPSPIQMAAIPLGLQQRDVIGIAETGSGKTCAFVLPMLTYISRLPPLTEENEAEGPYAVVMAPTRELAQQIEEETMKFAHYMGIKVVSIVGGQSIEEQGFKIRNGCEVVIATPGRLIDCLERRYVVLNQCNYVVLDEADRMIDMGFEPQVVGVLDAMPSSNFKPENEDEELDEKKIYRTTYMFSATMPPAVERLARKYLRNPVVVTIGTAGKATDLISQHVMMVKESEKFFRLQKLLDELGDKTAIVFVNTKKNADTVAKNLDRAGYKVTTLHGGKSQEQREISLEGFRSKRYTVLVATDVAGRGIDIPDVAHVINYDMPGNIEMYTHRIGRTGRAGKTGVATTFLTLGDTDVFYDLKQMLIQSNSPVPPELARHEASKFKPGSVPDRPPRRNDTVFAH, encoded by the coding sequence ATGAAGCGCTCGATCGACGACGCCGCTTCCGGCACGGTCGCCGCCCCCAACGTCGCCGTCAAGCCGGTCTTCCTCACCAAGGCCGAGCGCGAGAAGCTCGCCCTCCAGCGCCGCCAGGACGAGGTGGCCGCCCAGAGGCGCCGCCAGGAGCAGTTTCTCCTCTCCCAGGACGGCGGCGTCCCCTCCGACCAGAAGCCCTCCGATCTCGACCGCCGTGACCGCGACAGGGACCGGGACCGACCGCGCGAGCGGGAACGAGAGCGCGACAGGGAGCGCGACCGCGAGCGAGAACGGGAGCGGGAGCGAGAACGGGATCGACGGGAGCGAGATCGTGAATCCGAGAGGAGGAACCGTGAGAGGGAGCGCGAGGAGGAGGCGAAGACCCGCGAGCGCGCCCGGCTCGAGAAGCTGGCAGAGAGGGAGCGGGAGAAGGAGCTCGACGCCATAAAGGAGCAGTACCTGGGGTCGAAGAAGCCTAAGAAGCGGGTCATCAAGCCGAGCGAGAAGTTCAGGTTCTCGTTCGATTGGGAGAACACTGAGGACACCTCCCGGGACATGAACTCACTCTACCAGAACCCTCACGAGGCGCAGCTGCTGTTTGGGCGAGGGTTCCGCGCCGGCATGGATCGCAGGGAGCAGAAGAAGCTCGCAGCCAAGAACGAGAAGGAGCTCCGTGAGGAGATTCGCCGGAAGGAAGGAGTTGATGAGAAGCCCGAGGAGGCCCTGGCGCAGAAGCAGAGAGAGGAGGCTGCGGAGGTGTATGATACGTTTGATATGAGGGTTGATAGGCATTGGACGGAGAAGAAGCTCGAGGAGATGACGGAGAGAGATTGGAGGATCTTCAGGGAAGATTTCAATATCTCCTACAAAGGGTCTAAGATACCTAGGCCTATGCGGAGCTGGGTAGAGAGTAAGTTGAGCCCTGAGCTTCTGAAGGCTGTGGAGAGAGCAGGGTACAAGACGCCTTCTCCTATTCAGATGGCTGCAATTCCTCTTGGGTTGCAGCAACGCGATGTCATTGGCATTGCGGAGACTGGGTCTGGCAAGACTTGTGCTTTTGTGCTCCCTATGTTAACTTACATTTCAAGGTTACCTCCGCTGACTGAGGAGAATGAGGCCGAAGGGCCTTACGCGGTTGTGATGGCACCAACCCGTGAACTGGCACAACAAATCGAGGAGGAAACTATGAAGTTCGCCCATTATATGGGGATAAAGGTGGTTTCAATTGTTGGTGGTCAGTCGATTGAGGAGCAGGGGTTTAAAATTAGGAATGGATGTGAGGTTGTGATAGCAACACCAGGGCGTTTGATTGATTGTCTGGAGAGGCGTTATGTTGTTCTTAACCAGTGTAACTATGTTGTTCTTGATGAGGCTGATAGGATGATTGATATGGGTTTTGAGCCACAAGTTGTGGGTGTGTTGGACGCAATGCCATCCAGTAATTTTAAGCCTGAGAATGAGGATGAGGAGCTCGATGAGAAGAAGATTTATCGCACTACTTATATGTTTAGTGCTACGATGCCGCCTGCTGTGGAGCGGCTCGCAAGGAAGTATTTGAGAAATCCTGTAGTGGTTACAATAGGTACTGCTGGAAAAGCTACTGACTTGATATCTCAACATGTGATGATGGTGAAGGAATCAGAGAAGTTTTTCAGGTTACAGAAGttgcttgatgaacttggcgaTAAGACAGCAATTGTCTTTGTTAACACTAAGAAGAATGCAGATACAGTTGCTAAGAATCTGGATAGGGCAGGCTACAAAGTGACTACTTTGCATGGTGGAAAGTCTCAGGAACAAAGAGAGATAAGCCTGGAAGGTTTTAGATCCAAGAGATATACGGTGCTAGTGGCAACAGATGTTGCAGGGCGTGGTATTGATATACCTGATGTGGCCCATGTAATAAATTATGATATGCCTGGTAATATAGAAATGTATACTCATCGTATAGGGCGAACAGGTCGTGCTGGGAAGACGGGTGTGGCTACAACATTCCTGACTCTAGGTGACACAGATGTCTTTTATGATCTGAAGCAGATGCTCATTCAAAGTAACAGTCCAGTGCCTCCTGAGCTGGCGAGGCATGAGGCTTCAAAATTCAAGCCCGGATCAGTTCCTGACAGGCCTCCTAGACGAAATGACACCGTTTTCGCTCACTAA
- the LOC115740015 gene encoding U-box domain-containing protein 44-like: MDFNIGIEDVGVALLQELWNRVTLQAMELVGETQDVVLAKDSFQEFSGSISQLIGILQAMDARKVAAELGSEFTKTTLQKLNSQLHLACDVIEDCRSGSRLRLILRSSRVLAQMQELAKEIAETISSFQLVNLSIGLSVKTMIAHIINNLRSMEFQSSTVIERISVEIENSINQDRKNHDNAVRLLEKIAEAVGASENTSLVQQELAILKQEKEEMEAQKKQAEALQLSQLIQLLYSTEIVTRPVDDNTNIRHHYYPIDAFLCPLSHVLMTEPVAILCGHSFEKKAIQEHFERGVTVCPTCKEELPSLDITPNLSLRGSIQEWKQRDMDLKFQAAIQGINSDEESTQNGALQEMKSLLGTPLYAAKFSEENLIPKLVGFLKNKRLHTAAALKCLSCLARHSEDCKASIVEAGAIHLVVKHLYKSEVGQDAIAVLLELSSREAIAEEIGKAKNSIPLFVSMLHYWEGDVSEKAHKVLQNLSFNTHFVVKMAECGYFRPFVCRFNEGSQETRALMAAALVQMQLKETNVIDLKNDSFIHSLVEMLSSTSPAYKSACLQAIKKLLAHSAISKQLLADPMTIPLLLSLISHVMSDPYLKEEAVDVLAFLVRATEHCDFQIFQGLKELQSEHSISLLLHLISTSETQATIKILQLLVELSHKSEQARELIRFNDDAIAHLYSCLETGQPAVRRWAMELVYSISDGHLGGVPLPPTPRKEAVIHTIASILTHSPDPEERSVAAGIISQLPKDDTTIDDLLLKSDVLKAIHEIICTVDMESNQAQTVPNSGELLLENALAALLRYTEPSKIDLQKRVAKLELYPSLIRVLSNQSSLAKQRAAIALAHLSQSTSLSFSRATVIPTADRKAAPLSQLLNLFPNFSWCCSTSEIGSLCSVHGSACSSKDTFCLVKTDAMMPLMKSLKGTDPGVQEAALMALETLLTDDRTLSQASAAIVDNHGIDSLLYVLEKGSQSAKPKALDLFEKILSHTNLTDSSFPRIEGVLIQLLHEDVHRKKAALVLRQMKVIPEQSSYF; the protein is encoded by the exons ATGGACTTCAACATCGGAATCGAGGACGTCGGAGTGGCGCTTCTGCAGGAACTATGGAACAGGGTGACCCTACAAGCCATGGAGCTTGTGGGCGAAACACAGGACGTGGTGCTTGCAAAGGACAGCTTTCAGGAGTTCTCCGGAAGCATATCTCAACTGATCGGCATCCTCCAGGCCATGGATGCCAGGAAGGTTGCAGCCGAGCTGGGCTCAGAGTTCACAAAAACCACACTGCAGAAATTGAATTCCCAGCTACATCTTGCGTGTGATGTCATCGAAGATTGCAGATCCGGCAGCCGCCTCCGCCTCATACTCCGTTCGAGCAGAGTCCTCGCCCAGATGCAGGAATTGGCCAAAGAGATCGCTGAAACCATCTCTTCATTTCAGTTGGTCAATCTCAGCATCGGCTTGAGTgtaaagacaatgattgcccaCATCATCAACAACCTGAGGTCCATGGAGTTCCAGTCGTCAACTGTAATAGAGAGAATCTCTGTGGAGATAGAGAATTCGATAAACCAGGACAGAAAGAACCATGACAATGCTGTAAGACTCTTGGAGAAAATCGCAGAAGCTGTTGGAGCTAGCGAGAATACATCCTTAGTGCAACAGGAGTTGGCAATTCTGAAGCAAGAGAAGGAAGAAATGGAGGCTCAAAAGAAACAGGCAGAGGCACTTCAGCTGTCACAGCTAATACAGCTTCTCTACAGCACAGAAATCGTGACAAGGCCTGTAGATGATAACACCAACATACGTCACCATTATTACCCGATCGACGCATTTCTATGTCCACTCTCCCATGTACTTATGACAGAGCCCGTTGCGATCTTATGTGGCCATAGCTTTGAGAAGAAGGCCATCCAAGAGCACTTTGAAAGAGGAGTGACAGTTTGCCCCACCTGCAAAGAGGAGCTTCCCTCTCTGGACATAACACCAAACCTCTCGCTTCGAGGATCCATACAAGAATGGAAGCAAAGGGACATGGACTTAAAATTCCAAGCGGCAATACAGGGGATCAATTCTGACGAGGAGTCCACACAAAATGGCGCTTTACAGGAGATGAAGTCTCTCCTGGGAACGCCTCTCTATGCTGCCAAATTCTCAGAAGAAAACCTCATTCCGAAGTTGGTTGGCTttctaaaaaacaaaaggttacATACTGCGGCTGCGCTTAAATGCCTCAGCTGCCTAGCCAGACATTCAGAAGACTGCAAG GCATCCATTGTTGAAGCAGGGGCAATTCATCTCGTTGTGAAACATCTCTATAAAAGTGAAGTGGGACAAGATGCTATTGCAGTCTTGTTGGAGCTGTCCTCGAGAGAGGCAATTGCAGAGGAAATCGGCAAAGCCAAGAACAGCATTCCTCTATTCGTTTCCATGCTTCATTACTGGGAGGGAGATGTGTCAGAGAAAGCTCACAAGGTGCTGCAAAATCTGTCCTTTAACACCCACTTCGTCGTTAAAATGGCGGAATGTGGATACTTCAGACCATTTGTTTGTCGCTTCAATGAAG GATCGCAGGAGACCAGAGCACTGATGGCTGCAGCTTTAGTACAAATGCAACTCAAGGAGACTAACGTCAtcgatttgaaaaatgattcatTTATACATAGTCTGGTCGAAATGCTCTCCTCAACCTCCCCGGCATACAAATCAGCTTGTCTCCAGGCCATCAAAAAACTCTTGGCGCACTCTGCTATTTCTAAGCAGCTCCTGGCAGACCCCATGACTATTCCACTCTTGCTCAGCCTCATATCACATGTAATGTCTGATCCATACTTGAAGGAAGAAGCTGTAGACGTTCTCGCCTTCCTGGTCAGGGCCACTGAGCATTGTGACTTCCAGATATTTCAAGGATTGAAGGAGCTCCAGTCTGAGCACAGCATCAGTTTACTCTTACACCTCATATCTACTTCCGAGACTCAAGCTACAATAAAGATTTTACAGTTGCTGGTGGAACTCAGCCATAAATCTGAGCAAGCTAGAGAACTAATACGATTCAATGATGATGCAATTGCCCATCTGTACTCTTGCCTTGAAACGGGCCAGCCTGCTGTAAGAAGATGGGCAATGGAACTTGTATACAGTATCTCTGATGGTCACCTTGGTGGAGTTCCACTTCCTCCAACACCCAGAAAAGAAGCTGTCATTCATACAATAGCATCCATTCTTACCCATTCACCAGATCCGGAAGAAAGGTCTGTCGCCGCTGGAATCATCAGCCAACTCCCAAAGGATGATACCACCATCGATGATCTATTACTTAAATCAGATGTGTTAAAAGCCATACATGAGATCATATGTACAGTAGACATGGAAAGCAATCAAGCTCAGACTGTCCCCAATTCGGGAGAACTTTTGTTGGAGAATGCGCTAGCAGCACTACTACGCTACACAGAACCATCCAAAATTGATCTACAGAAGCGAGTGGCAAAACTCGAACTGTATCCATCACTAATCCGTGTGCTGTCCAATCAGAGCTCTTTAGCCAAACAACGCGCAGCAATTGCACTAGCCCATTTATCCCAGTCTACCAGCTTGTCATTTTCTCGTGCAACGGTTATCCCTACAGCAGACAGAAAGGCAGCACCACTCAGCCAATTACTGAATCTCTTCCCCAACTTCTCCTGGTGTTGTTCAACCTCAGAAATTGGAAGCTTGTGTTCTGTTCATGGTTCTGCTTGCTCGTCGAAGGACACTTTCTGCCTTGTCAAGACAGATGCAATGATGCCACTCATGAAATCATTGAAGGGGACAGATCCTGGCGTGCAAGAGGCTGCTTTGATGGCACTTGAAACATTGCTGACAGATGACAGAACACTATCTCAAGCAAGTGCTGCCATTGTTGACAACCATGGCATAGACTCCCTTTTATATGTCCTGGAGAAAGGGTCCCAATCAGCGAAACCAAAAGCTCTGGACCTTTTTGAGAAGATCTTGAGTCACACAAATCTTACTGATTCATCATTCCCAAGGATCGAGGGAGTTCTTATCCAACTTCTCCATGAGGACGTCCATAGGAAGAAAGCAGCTTTGGTGCTTAGGCAGATGAAGGTCATTCCGGAGCAATCTTCTTACTTCTGA
- the LOC115740016 gene encoding indole-3-acetic acid-amido synthetase GH3.17, translated as MLLGYDPNDNEAGLKLLEDLTRDANQIQGQVLKEILTQNAQTEYLSGFLDGRVDKELFKKKVPVVNYEDIKPYIERIANGEQSEIISSQPITELLTSSGTSGGQPKLMPSTAKDLDRKTFFYNLLVPVMNKYIDGLDQGKGMYLLFIKPEISTPSGLRARPVLTSYYKSDNFRNRPYNRYNVYTSPDETILCSDSKQSMYCQLLCGLVQRDEVLRVGAVFASAFLRAIKCLEDHWKELCLNIRTGQISDWIADPGCRSSVSSVLRKPDPDLADLIDKECGGESWEGIIKKIWPRTKYIEVIVTGSMAQYIPTLEFYSGGLPLISTMYASSECYFGINFKPLSKPADVSYTLLPNMAYFEFLPVEKSHGGKTTQEVQCNGNSGSHLVEKTVDLVDVKLGQYYELIVTTFTGLYRYRVGDILMVTGFYNNAPQFRFVQRQNVVLSIDTDKTSEEDLLKAVTEAKKLLEPLGFLLTEYTSYPDASSLPGHYVLFWELKAKGSNITIDELMGLESEIMEECCSRVEESLDYVYRRCRAKDKSIGSLEIRVVRHGTFDALMDYCVSQGSSVNQYKTPRCIKSEDALKILDSRVAGRFFSKKVPFWEPYKMGG; from the exons ATGTTGCTTGGCTACGATCCGAACGACAATGAAGCTGGCCTGAAGCTTCTGGAGGACCTCACCAGGGATGCAAATCAGATTCAGGGACAGGTGTTGAAGGAGATCCTGACGCAGAACGCTCAGACGGAGTACCTCAGTGGCTTCCTGGATGGCCGTGTCGATAAGGAACTGTTCAAGAAGAAAGTGCCCGTGGTGAATTATGAGGACATCAAGCCATACATCGAGAGGATCGCGAATGGGGAACAATCTGAGATTATTTCATCGCAACCAATCACTGAGCTGTTGACAAG CTCGGGAACCTCAGGCGGCCAGCCTAAACTGATGCCTTCGACAGCAAAAGACCTGGATCGAAAGACATTCTTTTACAACCTCCTGGTGCCCGTGATGAACAA GTATATCGATGGGTTGGACCAAGGGAAGGGGATGTACCTTCTATTTATCAAGCCAGAGATCAGTACTCCCTCCGGTTTAAGGGCGAGACCCGTCTTGACGAGTTACTACAAGAGCGACAACTTCAGGAATAGGCCTTATAACAGGTACAATGTGTACACTAGCCCTGACGAGACTATCTTGTGTTCCGACAGCAAACAAAGCATGTACTGCCAATTGCTTTGTGGATTGGTGCAACGGGACGAGGTTCTCCGAGTAGGAGCGGTATTCGCATCCGCTTTCTTGAGGGCCATCAAGTGCTTGGAAGACCATTGGAAAGAATTATGTTTGAACATCAGAACAGGTCAAATCAGTGACTGGATCGCAGACCCGGGTTGCAGGAGCTCTGTCTCCTCAGTCCTCAGAAAGCCCGATCCGGATTTGGCCGATTTGATCGACAAAGAGTGCGGAGGAGAATCCTGGGAAGGCATAATTAAGAAGATCTGGCCGAGAACAAAGTACATTGAGGTCATAGTGACAGGGTCCATGGCCCAATACATCCCAACTCTGGAGTTTTACAGCGGTGGGCTCCCTCTGATCTCCACAATGTATGCCTCTTCGGAGTGCTACTTTGGGATCAACTTCAAGCCGCTAAGCAAGCCTGCGGACGTCTCGTACACTCTCCTACCGAACATGGCCTACTTCGAGTTCTTGCCGGTGGAGAAAAGCCACGGTGGCAAAACGACTCAAGAGGTTCAATGCAACGGCAATTCTGGTTCACATCTGGTTGAAAAGACCGTTGATCTCGTGGATGTGAAGCTCGGTCAGTATTACGAGCTCATCGTCACAACCTTTACAG GCCTGTACAGATATAGGGTCGGCGACATCCTGATGGTGACTGGATTCTACAACAATGCCCCCCAGTTCCGGTTTGTGCAACGGCAGAATGTCGTCCTGAGCATCGACACCGACAAGACCAGCGAGGAGGACCTGCTCAAGGCTGTCACGGAGGCAAAGAAGCTCCTGGAGCCACTCGGGTTCCTGCTGACCGAGTACACCAGCTACCCTGATGCGTCGTCGCTGCCCGGCCACTACGTTCTCTTCTGGGAGCTCAAGGCCAAGGGCAGCAACATTACCATAGATGAGCTCATGGGGCTCGAGAGTGAGATCATGGAGGAGTGTTGCTCAAGGGTCGAGGAGTCGCTGGACTACGTGTACCGGCGGTGCCGGGCCAAGGACAAGTCGATCGGGTCGCTAGAGATCAGGGTGGTGAGGCACGGGACGTTTGATGCGCTGATGGACTACTGTGTGTCTCAGGGGTCCTCGGTGAACCAGTACAAGACACCCAGGTGCATAAAGTCGGAGGATGCCCTAAAGATCCTGGACTCGAGGGTGGCGGGGAGGTTCTTCAGCAAGAAGGTCCCCTTCTGGGAGCCTTACAAGATGGGAGGGTAG